The following DNA comes from Eretmochelys imbricata isolate rEreImb1 chromosome 2, rEreImb1.hap1, whole genome shotgun sequence.
TTTCTAACTTTACAGGTCGGCatcatttcttccttttctttttctccttctatttccttatttctttctcctcttctctcttctcttcaatatttctgttttcaactttctaattctcatttattttcttacCCTTTCCTGTATGCCTACTTATCTCTTTGTCTTTACCTCCCATCTCTTTCTTGCACACATCCCTTCATGCTTCCCCCATCATGTTCCTCACAGTACATGCTTATCCTTCCCTTTAAGGCATACACAAAAAAACACCTATCGTGTTTCTTGAACTGCATGAGGCTGTGACAGGAGCACTCTGGGGAACAGTGAGCCCATGAAGCTAGCtgctggaggagggaagaactAGGAAAAGCTGCCGCAGAACgggggaggagaagctggattgAGGTAGGTCAGGAGGATGGAGCTATGGAAATGGCTGGGAACTGAGCTGATCCATAGGGGGCTAAGCCTTCTCAACATCATATCCTTTTGTTTACATAGTCAAGGAGGCATTTGTCAAGCTTGATGGCCCTTAAACTTACCACTTCCTAAACTGTAATCATAGCGTGCTATGTAAACATACCACGCCAAATTCATCTTTGGTTCATACACAGAAAAGTCAACAGAGTTAAATCAGGGATGAAATTGGCCCATTTCATCTCTACCATTAatagaaagaatagtaattaGTTTAAATTATATCGATAGCACAGTGAACaactaacatttttaaaattatcatcAGGGACAAATCAAACATTAACTACAAAATTAATGTGGACTTACCCTGCTTGTGGGCTTGTCATGCTCACTGAATTTTTATGAGCTGGAGATAAGGTCTGAATTTTGCTTCCAGAAGGCCCACCTGTAGATAACACTTTACTCGTAGGTGTACCTTACGATATAAAGAAGCTAATATTAGATTTTGCTCCTAGATGCAAAAATAGTATTCTTGTATGATATCATGTACTGCCCACTTTGGAATCATTACACTACtacttaaaaataatttctgaatATATAACGGCATTAGCAAAAGTACTAATCATTACCTAGAAAATTCACAGAAGCACACTGAGACAATAAGGTCTATTGTATTCTAAAATATTGGGCATTGGTTGGTGTGttctgcattttaaagaaaattctatAATGCATAGGGCCTGCATAACTGTAATAATGAATTTCACAGATATAAATAATAGGTGCCTATTTGCGACTAGAATAGGGCCCAATGTTTATAGACTTTGCTTTActatacatattttttaattctttagtAGTATATGCAGTGtacaaatttattagagaatTTACCAACTAAAAGAAAAATCTGACTTCAAATCTGATCAGTTCGCAGAGGTCCCAGTTAAACAAAGTACTTAACCACATGTGTAATTTAGCATGAAAGCAGTCCCAGTGACCTCACTAGAACTATGATTAAAGATACACATGTGCTAAAGCGTCTTGATGAACTGAGACTGAAATCCCTATTTTAGGACATTTACTAAATCTTTACTTTAACTGATTTTTTGTTGCGTAAATAACTTTACAAATGAACATCATAATATGTGCTCATCACAAATGTAGCCAAAGGCCTGAGATTACAAAAAACTAGTAAAAGCAACTGGAAGAAGTATGCAAGTAAAAGCCAGTCGCCATTTAATTCACCATTCGCCATTTAATTCATGTGCTACTGTTTGAGTTCTATGAGTTCCCCATAAGAAGCTTTTATGTCCTGTCTTTCTCTGTGTGCACCACTCATAGAACTCTACAGCTACTAAAATTATACAATCTTGATTTCATAGTTTGAAATTAGTTATTTAGAAAGTAGTTGCATAATTCAAAATACCAGTTCATACCTACAACAGTTTTGCTAACATTAGTTGGCTGTGGTAAGCGTGATGAGGATGGTGTTGATCCTGCAGAAGGTGCCTTTTTAACTGTAGCAGGCTTGTACTGTAACAATGGACATAAAACTCAACTACAACATAATTAATTATTTAGCTGTTTAATCaagtaattaaatgtaacatgaAAGATTGTTAGCCTGTCTTCCCACCCCAGTTCCTGAAATTATCATCAGTCAGCACTGCTTCTGGAAGAGTGGATGAAGAAATTGTTTCTACTGGATTGAAAGACATTTCCTATCCATTTAATGTAAAATACTgtagaaaagattaaaaacaattCTAACTGGTAGAAACTTTTAAATTGTATCCCACTgtatctctccccaccccccagtatcTCCCACTGCTCATCTCTTTTAATAACCCCTAATATTATCATGCCACAACTAAAATTTTCCTCTCTTAGGAGAGTGCTCAGGAAAGTAGCCTCTTTTCTTTGTTCCAaactccattcacacagtttctGCACAGACTTGAAGCCTAGTCACCTTCAGGACATAATGCAAGATTAACTAATTTTATTTAGCTTTTTATTAACTGTTttagtttgtgtttgttttgtatttcacCCTCTGAACTTAAAGCACCTAGCCCCTATGGTGAAGGTACTATAGAAAGAACAAGACATAATACATACACTCCGATCTCCCATTTGCTTCCTGTACTGTAAACCTAACATCATTCTTGACCATTAgcattttccttctcctcctatATCTCTCATGTCCAGAAATCTGCCTATCATCATCTAGACAACCATGTATATGTAAGTTACTTTTCTAACTGTGTGTCTGTGGGCACTGAATGTAATCTTATTGTAGGTCTTCCATCTCCTCCCAATAACTAAGTATAACTCCCATCTCAGTAGTCTGCTCAAGTAGCTATTCAGACAATGGATATACAAAATACTGCTATCCAACTTCTCATATGTCCCATGAAGCAGAACCATAACTGTCATAGTCTAGTACCTTCATTTACTCCCCAGTTGTTTCAGAATCCAGTTAAAATTGCATTTCTTGTTTTTATGATGTTCTATGAACTTGTTTCAACCTAGTTTACAAACCTTGCCTCTCTGTACTCATCATCCTAATGCTTCCACGAACCTTCAGTAATTTGTTTATGCAGAAGTCTGGAGAGCTATTTCTCTGCCATTTCCCATAATCTCCACCTATATTTATGATACAGCTTTCTTTTCTCTGACTCCTATCATCTCCACACCTGATTAACTCTCATCCAAAAACCCAAACTTTTCCCTTGTCTACGCCTCTGGATTTCTCACTCCCACAGCTATGTTATTCTGGACCTGTATTATTTAACTCTATAAAGCATTTTGTGATACACCTAAAATGATTAACTGACTTGGCTTAACAATCACAAAGTCATAAAATAAATCACCAGTCAAAGAAAGTATTGTAATTCACCTGTGTTCGAGCAGGCAGCTTCCCTTTTGCATCAGCAGACAATTTTCCTTTATTACTAATACGTGCTGCCTGTTCCTTGCAGAAACTGATGTGCCTGTCAGCTGCATTTTCATTAAATCTTCTCTGGCAATATGGGCATTGAATGtaatcttaaaacaaaacaaaaagcacctTAATTTGAAAAAGGGGACATGAACAATGACTGTTTTTTCAGGCAGTTGTGCacacaccttatagtaatttcttCTAGattatatttctctagtttgcttaccAGAATGTctacagcagtgtttcccaaacttgggacaccgcttgttcagggaaagcccctggcgggctgggccggtttgtttacctactgCATCAGCAGGTTTGGcctatcgcagctcccactggccacggtttgcagCTGCAGGCCAATGGGTGCTGAGGGAAAAGGTGGctggtacgtccctcggcccgtgccgcttcccgcagcccccactggcctgcggcagcgaaccgcggccagtgggagccgcgatcggccaaacctgcagacacagcaggtaaacaaaccggcctggcccgccagggtctttccctgaacaagcagcgtcccaagtttgggaaacaccgTCCTACAGTATTGTGTCAAAAGCCTAATTAAAATTCAAGATATATCATTTCTACAGCTGCCTTGCAGCCACTACGTCCCTTTGCATTTGAAGGCCCTTAGTTATGGTTGGGGTTTGAAGTACATTTTCAAAAACTTTACTACTTAAGTCCCAAAAGATAACAATTGCAATTTCAAGTTTTCACTGATAGTTTTCAGGCAAGTGAATAATCCACCGTGCATATTGAAGGCAATACGAAAGAATGAGGTCACATACGGAAAAGGGGAAACTGAATCAAAGGGAAAATGTAGCTCACGTTAGAGGCATTCTTAAACAGGCTAATTTGTGGGGGCGTTGTAATTCAGGATGAACTTAATCACCATTGTGACAGTCTCTCTTACTTTACAAAAACAACTTTTGTTAGCTTTGCAAAAGCTAGGAAGAGCTACGCTAAAATTTATAACAATGAAAGACAATCCTGGCTTCTATGTTCAAATGTTTCCTTAGAGATGGTAAATTTCAAGGAGCAAATATACTTGGGTCTTTAGAGGTAAAGCTGCAAAACATTCAGCATGTCTGAAACTACCCTTTAAGATATGGATGCCAGACTCAACAGGCTACAGTAATCACTGCTCACATAGCTTCAATGTTTTGACCTTACACAGAGTTTAGTCCAGTATAGCAACATACAGCTTAACAGGCTGGTAGGCCTCTTCACATAAGTGCTGAGTGAGGAAGGAAAGGAGAGTGTCCTGCATTGGTGGTTACCTTTAAAATTACACAAATAGCATCAAATCAACAATAAATGATGGCAGTGCCCAAACTGTGTACCATAAGATTCACTATACTGGATTAAACTAGTTCTTCatttagcccagtgtcctgtctccaataTTGGCCAGTACAGATGGTGCCAGAAATTCTGAATGAGTAATTATAGAAGAAACTGCTCACGGGGAAGAATTTTTCTCAATCTCCTCAGAGGGAGCATGATCTGAAACCCAAcagaagtctttccatttacttcaatgggctttaaatCAGAACCTTAGAGGTTAGCTTAAGTCCTTAAGCATCAGGGTTTGTATCCCTTCCAAACTGTaattggttggtttgttttttgaagtttttaacAAACAAGCCACCTGGCTAGGAGAAATACAGTTCTCATTGTCCTGTAGCATTGCAGTGGTTGAATGTGGGTTTTCGACATCTGACTTAATCAAAACAAGTGGACATAAACATATGCAGCAAAGCACACCCCAGATTTGCTGCAGATACAAATAAATAGCTCCAATAAAGATGCTTTTACAGCCCCATCAGGCTATTGTTCACTGGCTTGCTGGAAGGACCACAACAAAACACTAGTACAGGACTATACCAGTGATATTCTGCATGACCTCAATTTCAAACAAGATGTACATTATCCATAATGATAATTAAAATTTTCTTGACTTTAAATTTGGCACAGTAGTCCAGAAGAGTATAACATATCAGTTCAAATCTTGGGACATACACATATATTATCAGATAAATTTTATGTGAAGTCTTCACTTGACTATAGGCAGCTatcatagaaaaaaaaaaaaaggtataacAGCATGAGATCTATGTATGATCCTCAGCATGATTCTTATATTTTGTAGGGGGGCCTGCTTCTTAAAGGAAGATTTTCTTTtccaaagaaaggaaacaaaaacctGACTAATCTCATAAAAGTTATCTATTTCCTTCAGCTCCTTAGCCAACTGCCGGATTGTTCAATAACACTTTGACATGACATACATGTgttaaaagtgaaaagaaaaaagtcagaGAAAATGGGATAACAAAAATAATAGGATGTAAACAATTCTTAGCCAGTCAGAATAAGTAACCACAACTCATCAGCTGCTTAGCTGTTATCAGATGACCGTTCTCTGGACGCATTCATTAACATTTTATTCCAATACATTCCTTATCAATTCAACACATACAACATATCAAAATTATTTACAAACACCTTCAGCACTTCACCATTTCACATACCTGGATCATAtgaaggtggaggagggggaggaagttTTCCACCCTCTTTGAGAGTTTGATCTAGTCCTTTGGCTGCTCGTATAGTTGCTATAAACTCCTCATGCTTTCGTCTCCAGTTGGactgttttttggggggttcTGACTAAGAatccaacagaaaaaaaacaacattatgGGTTTTGGGTTCTTTCATTttataataaatacatttctgattttattatgcaatatttaataccattatattTAAAATCCCAACTGACCCTAAAGCTAAGGAAGACAAATAGCTCTCAGGGTTTGCAAAGAAGAGTATGGCTGACACCTTAGACAAAAAAGAGAGACTTGGATATTCAGTCTCAGCACTAGGATGGCAAaagattttgtttcagaaatataAAGAGCAAATAATTTTATCAGCAACATGATTGCTATTTCCTGAAAACTTGATCTCTGAtaccctttttttctctctgatcCCTAGTCCAGAACCAATGCTTAGTGTGACATAGTGGTATATGTCTGCAGCAACCTACGAACTCCATTTTATACTGTAACTTCTATTAcaagggtggccaaactgtggctcacgagccacatgtggctcttttaccattaaagtgtggCTTGCAAGCCCTCTCCgctcccccattctccacctaccagctGGGGTAGGGAGGGAACTCAGGATCTCTGCCTTGCACGAGTGTGGTAGGGCAGGAGCTTCTGtccagaggggaggagggtttcACGGCTTCAGGCCTGCAGGCTGCACATTGTGAAACCCCAAGCCCTAGCTCCAGGCAGGTGTGCTCCAGCtttcgaacttctgaagattgttgtatgcggCTCAGAaggccagtaagtttggccacccctgttctattaTGTGTTATGTGCTAAACACATGTATAACTTTCCCCAAGGCAAGTCTATTATGATGTACCCTGCCCAGGAAAGGTGCTTGTCATCTTGTTCAAGGACTGCCACGGAGAAGCCATCACAGAGCAATCTAGGGCCAGCAACTTTGATTGTATCTCAACTGCTGGTCCAACTCCATGAAACAATGGATTTTCTGCACAGGAGCATCAGCATGGCTAGTAGATTCGCAGCTGCTCAGCAGAGAACATGGCAAAAGTAGAGAGACTGTATTTAAGAGGGGACATCCACTAAGAAGTCAGGAGGGATGTGGCCTAACCTCAAACATTGACAGGACTTGTAGAAGCGGGGGATCAGAGCAGGGATGCACCTCAGGActttttattttgcaaagattTGTAATTTTCTAGTGCTTTTTAAGAGAAAAGTGACCTGGCTAAGCCAGTGTTCCTTGCATTCCTGTAATCTTATCCCTGAAAGGTTTATGCCCACACTTAGGTGGAGCTCTGAGGCACTGGTTCCAGAGTCTGGGGCAGCTGCATTACAGAGTCCCCGAATCTTAAGGTAGGGTTCAGACAAGGGGTCTGAACTTCAGAGTGTGTCTTTCAGACCCAGACCTAAAACAGTGACCAGAATCTGCCCAGACCCAGTTAGTTTAGAGACATGTGGGACCCAGTTGTTGGGTCCAATCATAGCCATCCAGAGGGAAACTGGGACAGGCTGCTGCACTTTGAATAGTATACTAATCTTGAAAACATTTGTACTGGTCCATTAGATTTCAGAATTATGTCATTCTGATTACAACCTTTTTCTTCCTACATTTCAATTCCAATATGATTTTAGAAGCCAATGTCTAATTAAATGCCACAGGTTACTACTTTATATCtaatttaaattttttgaaaGATAGTGGACCTTAAAATTATTACTGGTCTCTTGATCTAACTGCATGTTTTAGCTATGTTTACCAGATACCCATTACCAGCAGGGGCATTCCTCGCACATAAGTAATGAATTAACCACATAATACACGCCCATGTATGGTATTTTGTCAAAAATGATAATATTCAGAGGTTATCTACCTACCCGTGGCTTTAGAGGTTTTACTGTGGAAATATCAGTTCCTTCTGCTCTCTGTCTGCTGGAATCAAATGTCTTCCTTCTCTTACTAGCAGTTTTTTGGCAAATGGGTGTATGCTTTTTCtgtaagaagaagaagaggaaagaaaTCTATTGCATGCAATATTTATATTTGGATACAGAACAACATGAAATTCTTCCTTATCAGTTATTTCAATCACCAAACAaaaaataactagggctgtcaagtgattaaaaaaaatacatcgtGATAAatcgtgtgattaaaaaaattaatcgtgctgttaaacaataatacaataccatttaaatatttttgatgctttctacatttccaacatatttatttcaattacaacacagaatacgaagtgtaaagtgctcacttattttgtattacaaatatttgcactgtaaaaaacaaaagaaatagtatttttcaattcacctaatacaagtactgtagtgcaatctctttatcatgaaagtagaacttacaaatgcagaatgtaaaaaaaaaaaaaaaccaaaaaaacctgcattcaaaaataaaacaatgtaaaactttagagcctacaagtccactcagtcctactacagccaattgctcagagaaacaagtttgcaggagataatgctgcccacttcttgtttacaatggcacccgaaagtgaaaacaggctttcggatggtactgttgtagccagcgtcgcaagacaTTTGCGTGCTAAAGATTCATaggtcccttcatgcttcaaccaccattctgctcaataatgattcaaagcagagcggaccaatGCATGCTCATTttcgtcatctgagtcagatactaTTAACAGaagtttggttttcatttttgttggtttgggttctgtagtttctgcagcagagtgttgctcttttaaggcttctgaaagcatgctccacacctcgtccttctcagattttggacagcacttcagattcttaaaccttgggtccactgctgtagctatctttagaaatctcacatttgataccttctttgccttttgtcaaattagctgtgaaagtgttcttaaaatgaccatgtgctgggtcatcatccaaaactgctataacattttcagaagtgagtaTTAATTATAAGTGcctttaaagaggcctgattttcacacaGTACTGGGCActgcaactctgaaaatcaggttcctttaaggtgtttcaagttgggcaccctaAAAAAAAACAGGAACTCAGTATCactagtaacttttgaaaatttaaactgaGATGCTTTTCGGCACTGACCATGTCAGAGGTTTCAACACAGGGTTCTCAGATTGATATACCCATTCCAAAAGCAAATAGAAACAATGATCACTTTACTCACCAGTGCTGCTGGAAAGAATGTCCTTCCACAAATCTTGCATGGTAACAGATCTCCAGCTGGCAGTATAATATCATTTtctaacaaaaattaaaataaaacatgtatATTTATTATAAGCAAACTGAATTTTCCAAGCTTTTGCCAACTTTAGTTATGTAAAAATCTTATCTTCCACCAAGTATTTCCTGACCTCGCTGACCTTAAATACTAAGCAACATTTTCATTATACAAAAACATCTCCATCTGAAATGTCGAGAACACTAATTACAAGACaaatattttgaatttatttttctttctggcAATCCAACAGCTGAAACTCAAGAAAGAAAGCTACAAACATATCAAGAGATTTTAAGTCAGAACACTAATTCGCTTCACTGTTCTTTAATAAAGAGGAGATTTGGTGTCTGGATTTAGAGTATCACTTTATCCATTGTATCAGTAGGGGAAACTATGAAAGCCAATGGGAAATTGGCCaaaaacttcaatgggagcacaaGCAGAATCCAACAATCATGTTTCAAGTAATTTAGAAAGTTCTGAATAAGAGAATAAAATAGTGTAAAGTCAATACCactattttaaaagtgatttttggTAAGAACATTACATACAGATGGCAGCTGAAAAAGGCAAAATGTATTCATACTATTGTACCAGTTTGGGGCACATGATGTTTTAGGGACAGTTGCTCATTATATCAAGACTATTTTGTAGATAAAATATATCCATCTGATGACCAACACAGTGGACATAAGTGttaatggggtaggatctgaggctaaaatacaaaaagaacaagttaaaaattacttagacaagttagatatcttcaggttggcaggacctgatgaaatacaccctagaatactTAAAGAACTGGCTGAAGACATCTCTGAGCCATTCGTGATTATGAACCTACTATActgtgggtgcacaactggttggaaaaccatactctgaaagtagttattaatggttcgAAATCAAGCtagaagggcatatcgagtgcaGTCGCagagggatctgtcctgggtccggttctattcaatatcttcataaatgatttggataatggcatgaAGAGTacccttataaagtttgcagatgataccaagctgggaggggttgcaagcgcaTTGGAGAAcaaaattagaattcaaaatgatatgcacaaactggagaaatgatcttaaataaatagggtgaaattcaatatggacaaatgcaaagtactacatttaggaaggaatacTCAAttacacaaacacaaaatgggaaatgactgcctaaggaggagtactgcagaaaaagatctgggggttatagtgaatcacaaactaaatatgagtcaacaatataatactgttgcaaaaaaaaaaaaaaagcaaatgtcattttgggatgtgttatcaggagtgttgtaaggaagacacAAAGTAATTCTTCTATTCTTTACTCAGCACTGACAAGGCCTTAGTGGATACTTGGCAccattttgggaaagatgtggacaaattggggacagtccagaggaaagcaacaaaaatgattaaagtctAGCAAGCATGACCtaggaggaaagattgaaaaactggatttgtttagtctggagacgaGAAGACTAAAAGGGGACATGGAGAAGGGGGAGCAagataacagccttcaaatatttaaaaggttGTCATAAAGAatagggtgataaattgttctccttaataactgaggataggaaaagaagtaatgggcttaaattgcagcaagggagatttaggttagacatagggaaaaacttcctaattgtaagtgttgttaagcactggaacaaattacttaggaaggttgtggaatttACATCatcggaggtttttaagaacaggttagacaaacacctgtcaaggaaggtctagataacacttagctctgcctcagtgcaaggggctggactagatgacctactgaggccCCTTTCAGTGCTACATGTCTACGATTCTATATTTCACATTTTTAGCTCATTAATTTTTGCCACTTTTTggaaagaaacaatatttttgaGCACCTTGCACGAGCAGGTCCTTTATCACAGCATAATGTGACCCACATTTCCTATTGTAAAACTAATGTTGACAGCAATCTTGAGATATATTTAATGACATAAGTCATAATCAAGCTTCTTTttccatcatttaaaaaatatataattgcaTTTCAGCCAAATCACTCAAATGCCACACGGTAGCATGGTATTCCCACCAGATAACACTTAAACGGCAACAACGGTAACTAAGATGCttgattttgattaaaaaaatactgttGCAAATCAGATGAACATTGTCTTCACATCTATCAGTCAAACTATTTTAGTCAAttttctaagggcctgatcctgcaaacttaaGGGTCTGATCCTTAAACATGCATAACTTACTTATATGCAGTCTAGATGGTTTGATTAGCCTTTGTCATTTTTCACATTGAGCTAGGCAGCTAAGCCATTTTATATAGATTATTCTCCATTCCCCAGAATCTCACAGTCAATAATATGGAAAATACAAGCCTCATTTCCCTttgatctttttttaatttagtgaATTAATCTAATTGACAGCACAAAACATTGAAGTCTTCTCTTTAGCCACAGTTCAGATATCCtcatatcatagaatctcagggttgtaagggacctcaggagaccatctaatccaaccccctgctcaaagcaggaccaatccccaatttttgccccagatccctaaatggccccctcaaggattgaactcacaaccctgggtttcacaggccaatgctcaaaccactgaactatcccacCCCTGCCAAGGTGCTTAAACCCTGACCAAGGGAATTGTGAGAAAGTAGTTGGCTCCACATTCCAATGTACTCCTTAATCTCTTTCTGAAATTGCCAACAAGAGTGCCAAATGTGAGGGTGGTTTTCCCCCGGGGAAAAGGAATGAAACCGGCATTTTTTCCTACATAAGTCAGCAGGAGCAAGTAAGAATCAGTAAATCTGAAGTCATCCTGTGTTTTCCCTTGAAAAACCCCTGAGCCACTCATTCTCTCCCACACCCCATATTTCCCGATAGCAGAACAAATACTTTTCAGAAACCAACTATTCACCGTAAATTGGTGCTCAAATTCACCATCAAAAATAACAGACTAGGTTGGACACACTCAGTGAATCTAGAAGTATTGTTACAAGCCCATGGCAAAATGATAACATAGTTCTACATAATGAACACCAATTATCATTCATTGGAGCTGCAGAATCAGTAGTAGCGAATTTCCTTCCAGCATTCTTAAaatttcactgctgctgttggtAGACACCCAACTAATAAAAATACTTCCCAAGAGCAAGTTCTTCTGCCAAAAATCACCCAGAaaacaaaaatgcagttttttaAACTAGCAGGGAAAGTTCCAGATATTCTAACTCAGTGGGCCCCAAAATGTTCAGGGTCGTGtccccattcctcccccccccggggggggtggtatgggagctgaggctgggtCCGCAGCTGCAGGCGGCTCTGGGGTTTGGAGGGGGGCTGAGAACGGAGCCGTGttcaggggctggggccagaagtGGAGCTGAGGCGGGCTGCAGTCAGGGGTCGAGGCTGGGAGCAGGACCAGGAGCCGGGGCCGTGGCTGGGGGCGggtccagagcagagctgggggcaaagTGCtccggggagggatagctcagtggtttgagcattggcctgctaaacccagggttgtgagttcaatccctgagggggctatttagggatctggggcaaaaagtggggattggtcctgctttgagcaaggggttggactagatgacctcctgaggttccttccaaccctgatattctatgaaagtggGGCTGGGTGatgctccctccccagcccccctgggggctggcccaggccccaccacatccccccaaacattcctccatgcTCCCTTAGGGGGGCACACTGCACAGTTTGGGGATCACTGTTCTAACTGAAGTAAATAGATCAGCCTCTTTACAACTAACTGTGTTGCATATGTCCTCCCACTCATCTCAGTGTCTT
Coding sequences within:
- the ZC2HC1A gene encoding zinc finger C2HC domain-containing protein 1A isoform X2, with translation MEELEENDIILPAGDLLPCKICGRTFFPAALKKHTPICQKTASKRRKTFDSSRQRAEGTDISTVKPLKPRSEPPKKQSNWRRKHEEFIATIRAAKGLDQTLKEGGKLPPPPPPSYDPDYIQCPYCQRRFNENAADRHISFCKEQAARISNKGKLSADAKGKLPARTQYKPATVKKAPSAGSTPSSSRLPQPTNVSKTVVGTPTSKVLSTGGPSGSKIQTLSPAHKNSVSMTSPQAGGTVKTRISTPPSMAKNTGTGALANKRKIYNAESYSSRSDGKIGYDSGDYSSSVNGGNTKSSDENSPVQLSKFCHECGTRYPVEWAKFCCECGIRRMVV
- the ZC2HC1A gene encoding zinc finger C2HC domain-containing protein 1A isoform X1; amino-acid sequence: MEELEENDIILPAGDLLPCKICGRTFFPAALKKHTPICQKTASKRRKTFDSSRQRAEGTDISTVKPLKPRSEPPKKQSNWRRKHEEFIATIRAAKGLDQTLKEGGKLPPPPPPSYDPDYIQCPYCQRRFNENAADRHISFCKEQAARISNKGKLSADAKGKLPARTQYKPATVKKAPSAGSTPSSSRLPQPTNVSKTVVGTPTSKVLSTGGPSGSKIQTLSPAHKNSVSMTSPQAGKTDKLGPPLRTGRDVQRLYDSDTKTDSTIKRPNELLPINKGTVKTRISTPPSMAKNTGTGALANKRKIYNAESYSSRSDGKIGYDSGDYSSSVNGGNTKSSDENSPVQLSKFCHECGTRYPVEWAKFCCECGIRRMVV